In Brevundimonas sp. SGAir0440, one DNA window encodes the following:
- a CDS encoding TetR/AcrR family transcriptional regulator has protein sequence MARRRADAQQNRTQLLDAAEAAFVEMGLNAPLDLIAQRAGVTRITLFRNFADRQALIMALLQRGLGEIEAEATRVADRDDGFLILLRFVAERITLRSPLIDYWQQADRRLPEIQAALERLTATFYGLIERASAAGACRRDLQPADVLLLLTLVSGALYGRNEAERRDLADRAWMLVNQIITPHEAV, from the coding sequence ATGGCCAGACGCCGGGCGGATGCCCAACAGAACCGCACCCAACTCCTGGACGCCGCCGAAGCCGCCTTCGTCGAGATGGGCTTGAACGCGCCGCTTGACCTGATCGCCCAGCGAGCGGGGGTAACGCGCATCACCCTGTTTCGCAATTTCGCCGATCGTCAGGCCCTGATCATGGCGTTGCTCCAACGCGGACTCGGTGAGATCGAAGCGGAAGCCACGCGCGTGGCCGATCGGGATGACGGCTTTCTCATCCTGCTCCGCTTCGTCGCCGAACGCATCACCTTGCGCTCACCCCTGATTGACTATTGGCAGCAGGCGGACCGGCGTCTCCCGGAAATCCAGGCGGCCCTGGAACGCCTGACGGCGACCTTCTACGGCCTCATCGAGCGGGCGTCGGCGGCCGGTGCTTGCCGAAGAGACCTCCAACCGGCGGACGTCCTGCTGCTTCTGACCTTGGTGAGCGGCGCCCTCTATGGCCGGAACGAAGCGGAGCGCAGGGACCTGGCGGATCGGGCCTGGATGCTGGTCAACCAAATCATCACGCCCCACGAGGCTGTCTGA
- a CDS encoding alpha/beta hydrolase: MPLRRALALGPLLFLGLGVQACATAPSGVLLPIATPPPGAQEVSMLVYSTRAPTEAPGVVYSGKRGEHLTAMVVDVSIPPAHQIGAVEWPRRREADPAREFATLSIDPVVDDASAEAWMNAQLKEGRLLIFVHGFNVPFDRAVYSLAQLTNDSGIQAAPVLFTWPSLGRIYAYVYDRESANYSRDALEQLLRLAARNPNVTEVTVMAHSMGSWIAVEALRQYAIREGRVDPKIENVILAAPDLDVDVFAQQVAVLGPDRPHFTFLVSRDDQALRVSRLLAGGVQRVGALDPSEEPIRSQLERTGGVTVINLADVRGRDRLNHSVFSESPEVVRLLGSSLVSGPGLSGSSDLPLGALVLDVAEAITSDISQKAPVTRQPQAAPAEAVAPSDTRTIADDAPDVTPPGPPVEVDEADALSSPRPVIDPHQGASVERD; this comes from the coding sequence TTGCCCCTCCGCCGCGCCCTGGCGCTGGGCCCGCTGCTGTTTCTCGGCTTGGGGGTGCAGGCCTGCGCGACCGCACCCTCCGGCGTGCTGCTGCCGATCGCCACGCCCCCGCCGGGCGCCCAGGAGGTCAGCATGCTGGTCTATTCCACGCGCGCCCCAACCGAGGCGCCGGGCGTGGTCTATTCAGGCAAGAGGGGGGAACACCTGACGGCCATGGTGGTCGACGTCTCGATCCCTCCTGCCCACCAGATCGGCGCCGTCGAATGGCCGCGTCGGCGCGAGGCCGATCCCGCGCGGGAGTTCGCCACCCTCTCCATCGATCCGGTCGTCGACGACGCCTCGGCCGAGGCGTGGATGAACGCGCAGCTGAAGGAAGGCCGCCTGCTGATTTTCGTGCACGGCTTCAATGTGCCGTTCGACCGGGCCGTCTATTCCCTCGCCCAGCTGACGAATGATTCCGGCATCCAGGCCGCGCCGGTACTGTTCACATGGCCCTCGCTGGGCCGGATCTATGCCTATGTCTACGATAGGGAAAGCGCCAACTATTCACGCGACGCCCTGGAACAGTTGCTCCGGCTGGCCGCGCGCAATCCGAATGTGACCGAGGTCACCGTCATGGCTCATTCGATGGGCAGCTGGATCGCGGTCGAGGCGCTGCGCCAGTACGCGATCCGCGAGGGACGGGTCGACCCAAAGATCGAGAATGTGATCCTCGCCGCGCCGGACCTGGACGTGGACGTCTTCGCCCAGCAGGTCGCGGTTCTGGGCCCTGACCGGCCCCATTTCACCTTCCTGGTCTCGCGCGACGACCAGGCCCTGCGGGTTTCGCGCCTGCTTGCCGGAGGCGTGCAACGCGTCGGCGCCCTCGACCCGTCCGAGGAGCCTATCCGCAGCCAGCTGGAGCGGACCGGCGGCGTCACCGTCATCAATCTGGCCGATGTCCGCGGCCGTGACCGGCTGAACCATTCAGTCTTCTCAGAGAGCCCCGAGGTGGTCCGGCTGCTGGGCAGCAGCCTGGTGTCCGGCCCGGGCTTGTCGGGAAGCTCCGACCTGCCGCTAGGCGCCTTGGTTCTGGACGTCGCCGAGGCGATCACTTCCGACATCTCCCAAAAGGCTCCGGTGACGCGTCAGCCCCAGGCCGCCCCCGCCGAGGCGGTCGCGCCCTCGGACACGCGCACGATCGCAGATGACGCTCCGGACGTCACACCGCCGGGGCCGCCCGTCGAAGTGGACGAAGCGGACGCCCTCAGTTCTCCCCGACCGGTGATTGATCCACATCAAGGTGCATCCGTGGAGCGGGATTAA
- a CDS encoding DUF4105 domain-containing protein: MLNRAARVAASLLIVVLAVFCGLAIRYWIPWPAWLRDVGALLFPVAVLGLWFAPGRLRRARRGMGAVLLAVLLGAYWTKAPVAQNWRDLHAEEAWAVIDGDRATIHNFRDALHDPGVASTPRWTTQTFDLSTLEGMDLILQPFGDLKAMEHVMLSFRFADGRHVVVSMEARQASGAEFDPLAGFFRRDPIYPELATERDLFWERLARTPPDEIQIYPIRQSPEVVRVYFERILRFTTQVHERPKFYSTLTESCMTSFINLAPERFASVPWYDLRRWIPGYALPLFQQLGLVDDTIPADALARVSSLPTDVRPPSEFPDDASWSAYLRAQLAAK, translated from the coding sequence GTGTTGAATCGAGCAGCGCGCGTCGCGGCGAGCCTTCTCATTGTCGTCCTGGCGGTCTTCTGCGGCCTGGCGATCCGCTACTGGATTCCTTGGCCGGCATGGCTGCGGGATGTGGGCGCCCTGCTGTTTCCGGTCGCAGTCCTGGGGCTGTGGTTCGCGCCAGGACGGTTGAGGCGCGCGCGGCGGGGAATGGGAGCGGTCCTGCTGGCGGTCCTGTTGGGCGCCTACTGGACCAAGGCGCCGGTCGCGCAGAACTGGCGTGACCTGCACGCCGAGGAAGCCTGGGCGGTGATCGACGGCGACCGGGCGACCATCCACAATTTCCGCGACGCCTTGCACGACCCTGGCGTCGCCTCGACCCCGCGCTGGACGACGCAGACCTTCGATCTGTCGACCCTTGAGGGGATGGATCTGATCCTCCAGCCGTTCGGCGACCTGAAGGCGATGGAGCATGTGATGCTGTCGTTCCGGTTCGCCGACGGCCGCCACGTCGTCGTCTCCATGGAGGCGCGCCAGGCGAGCGGCGCCGAGTTCGACCCCCTAGCGGGCTTCTTCCGGCGCGACCCCATCTATCCGGAACTGGCCACCGAGCGCGACCTGTTCTGGGAGCGGTTGGCCAGGACGCCGCCGGACGAGATCCAGATCTATCCGATCCGCCAGAGCCCTGAGGTCGTCCGCGTTTATTTCGAGCGCATCCTGCGGTTCACGACCCAGGTTCACGAGCGCCCCAAGTTCTATTCGACCCTGACCGAGAGCTGCATGACCTCCTTCATCAACCTGGCGCCCGAACGTTTCGCCTCGGTGCCATGGTATGATTTGAGGCGCTGGATTCCCGGCTATGCCCTGCCGCTGTTCCAGCAGCTGGGTCTCGTCGACGACACCATCCCCGCCGATGCGCTGGCGCGGGTCAGCAGCCTGCCAACCGATGTTCGACCCCCGTCGGAGTTTCCTGACGATGCGTCCTGGAGCGCCTATCTCCGAGCGCAGCTTGCAGCAAAGTGA
- a CDS encoding organic hydroperoxide resistance protein: protein MSALYTTTVHAVGGRAGSVRSEDGLLALPLALPRSLGGKGDATNPEQLFAAGYAACFGNAVIHITRNRERKIGDDAVEVTATVGMEPNAGGAFALTVALDVTIAGVDQEMAEAIVEEAHKVCPYSNATRGNIEVALSVKTR, encoded by the coding sequence ATGAGCGCTCTTTATACGACCACGGTACACGCGGTCGGCGGCCGCGCCGGCTCTGTTCGCAGCGAGGACGGATTGCTCGCCCTTCCGCTCGCCCTGCCCCGAAGCCTTGGCGGCAAGGGAGACGCGACCAATCCGGAACAGCTGTTCGCCGCAGGTTACGCCGCCTGCTTCGGCAACGCCGTGATCCACATCACCCGCAATCGGGAAAGGAAAATCGGAGACGACGCCGTCGAGGTCACCGCGACCGTGGGCATGGAGCCCAATGCCGGTGGGGCGTTCGCCCTTACCGTGGCGCTCGATGTCACCATCGCTGGCGTCGATCAGGAGATGGCCGAAGCGATCGTCGAGGAGGCGCACAAGGTCTGCCCCTATTCGAACGCGACCCGGGGCAATATCGAGGTCGCGCTTTCGGTGAAGACCCGGTGA
- a CDS encoding MarR family winged helix-turn-helix transcriptional regulator gives MNSGADAAGRGGEDPLRLDQQVCFPLYAATNLLQRLYKPLLEPLGLTYAQYLVVLVLSAQAPISVGELGACLHLDIGTLSPLLKRMERAGCIKRRRDADDKRRVLLTLTSRGCALHDRARSIPAELAKKAGLKPAQINDLREQAQRLIKQLDGALA, from the coding sequence GTGAACTCCGGCGCCGATGCGGCCGGGCGAGGAGGGGAAGACCCGCTCCGGCTCGACCAGCAGGTGTGTTTTCCGCTTTATGCGGCGACGAACCTGCTGCAACGGCTCTACAAGCCGCTTTTGGAGCCGCTTGGCCTGACATACGCGCAATATCTGGTGGTGCTCGTATTATCGGCGCAGGCGCCGATTTCCGTAGGAGAGCTGGGCGCCTGCCTTCACCTCGATATTGGGACCTTGAGCCCGCTTTTGAAGCGCATGGAGCGGGCCGGTTGCATCAAAAGACGGCGTGACGCCGACGACAAGCGCCGCGTCCTCCTTACTCTCACGTCGCGTGGCTGCGCCCTGCATGATCGCGCCAGAAGCATTCCAGCGGAGCTTGCAAAGAAAGCGGGCTTGAAACCGGCCCAAATCAATGACCTGCGCGAGCAGGCGCAAAGGCTGATAAAACAGTTAGATGGCGCCTTGGCTTAG
- a CDS encoding hybrid sensor histidine kinase/response regulator, whose protein sequence is MTQTDDPIPVLLVDDLQENLLALEALLRRDGLTFLKARTGDEALELLLAHDVALALLDVQMPGMDGFQLAEYMRGSTRTRHVPIIFVTAGSADHQRRFRGYEAGAVDFIQKPIEADILSSKAEVFFDLFDQRRQMLRQRDELEAYAAQLRAADRRKDEFLAVLGHELRNPLMALRAGLQLLEREADGSKAGVIRERMGTQVLHLSRLIEDLLDVSRIDQGKIALRLERVSLQAVLESAIDTSRPKIDAGLHALTVELPDEPAWIAGDFTRLSQVVSNLLTNAAKYTPAGGELRLSAGLEADFVQIEVEDNGVGVPPEMQERIFALYTQVPGPDTRSSEGLGIGLALVKQLVELHRGSIAVSSEGEDQGSRFTVRLPRSV, encoded by the coding sequence ATGACCCAGACCGACGATCCCATCCCCGTCCTCCTGGTGGACGATCTGCAGGAAAATCTGCTCGCGCTCGAGGCCCTGCTTCGGCGCGACGGCCTGACGTTCCTCAAGGCCCGCACCGGCGACGAGGCGCTGGAACTGCTGCTCGCGCATGACGTCGCCCTGGCGTTGCTCGACGTGCAGATGCCCGGCATGGACGGCTTCCAACTGGCCGAATACATGCGGGGATCGACGCGGACGCGCCACGTGCCCATCATCTTCGTCACGGCGGGCAGCGCGGACCACCAGCGACGCTTCCGCGGCTATGAGGCCGGGGCGGTGGACTTCATTCAGAAGCCGATCGAAGCCGACATCCTGAGCAGCAAGGCCGAGGTCTTCTTCGACCTCTTCGATCAGCGCCGCCAGATGTTGCGCCAGCGCGACGAACTCGAAGCCTACGCCGCCCAGTTGAGGGCGGCCGACCGCCGCAAGGACGAGTTCCTGGCCGTCCTGGGCCATGAGCTGCGCAATCCTCTGATGGCGCTGAGGGCCGGGCTGCAACTTCTGGAGCGCGAGGCGGACGGGTCCAAGGCCGGGGTGATCCGCGAACGGATGGGCACCCAGGTGCTGCATCTGTCGCGCCTGATCGAGGATTTGCTCGACGTGTCGCGCATCGACCAAGGCAAGATCGCCCTGCGTCTGGAACGCGTGTCGCTGCAGGCCGTGCTGGAGTCGGCGATCGACACAAGCCGTCCGAAGATCGACGCCGGGCTGCATGCGCTGACCGTGGAGCTGCCGGACGAGCCGGCGTGGATCGCGGGGGACTTCACGCGACTGTCGCAGGTCGTCAGCAACCTTCTGACCAACGCCGCCAAATACACCCCCGCCGGTGGCGAACTCCGGCTGTCGGCGGGACTGGAGGCCGACTTCGTCCAGATCGAGGTCGAGGACAATGGCGTGGGCGTCCCACCCGAGATGCAGGAGAGAATCTTCGCCCTCTACACCCAGGTTCCAGGCCCCGACACGCGGTCGTCCGAGGGGCTCGGCATCGGCTTGGCCCTGGTCAAACAGCTGGTGGAGCTGCACCGGGGCTCCATCGCCGTCTCCAGCGAGGGCGAGGACCAAGGCAGCCGCTTCACCGTGCGCCTCCCTCGTTCGGTCTGA
- a CDS encoding chemotaxis protein CheB, protein MTTNETRAVVIGASAGAVQALLKILPALPAEFPAPVLVAVHVPADRDNVLAPLLQSRCRVRVKEAEDKEPAAAGVVYFAPSDYHLLVERDGSLALSSDELVNYSRPSIDVLFESAADAYGAGLTGVILTGANTDGAAGLQAVATAGGETIVEDPRQAYASTMPEAALAACPARVLDLDAIADHLARMPG, encoded by the coding sequence ATGACGACGAACGAGACACGCGCCGTCGTCATCGGCGCCTCGGCCGGGGCGGTCCAGGCCCTGCTGAAGATCCTGCCCGCCCTGCCGGCGGAGTTTCCGGCGCCGGTGTTGGTGGCGGTGCATGTCCCGGCCGACCGGGACAACGTCCTCGCGCCTCTGCTGCAGTCGCGCTGCCGCGTTCGCGTCAAGGAGGCCGAAGACAAGGAGCCGGCCGCGGCCGGCGTGGTCTATTTCGCGCCCTCGGACTATCACCTGCTGGTCGAACGCGACGGAAGCCTGGCCCTGTCGTCGGACGAGCTGGTCAACTATTCCCGCCCGTCGATCGACGTGTTGTTCGAGAGCGCGGCCGACGCCTATGGCGCGGGTCTGACCGGGGTGATCCTGACCGGCGCCAACACCGACGGCGCCGCGGGGTTGCAGGCCGTGGCGACGGCGGGCGGTGAAACGATCGTCGAGGATCCGAGACAGGCCTACGCCTCGACCATGCCCGAGGCCGCCCTGGCCGCCTGCCCCGCCCGGGTCCTCGATCTCGACGCCATCGCCGACCACCTTGCACGGATGCCCGGATGA
- a CDS encoding protein-glutamate O-methyltransferase CheR, producing MSPLPAPDSVEDLEIALLLEGLFQRYHYDFRRYARASIKRRLVQAREQMGYPTLSALQDAVLHNPGMLPRLLGYLTVQVSEMFRDPSYFRALRETVLPHLRTYPSLKVWVAGCSHGEEVYSLAILFREEGLYDRTLFYATDINPEALRIAEAGVYPLDRMRTFTENHQKSGGRSSLSDYYTADYGRAVFDKSLRSRVVFSDHSLVTDAVFAEMQLISCRNVMIYFDRALQDRAIGLFRDALPRNGFLGLGAKESLRFSAHADAFGEFVREEKIYRKRAA from the coding sequence GTGAGCCCCCTGCCCGCGCCCGACAGCGTCGAGGACCTCGAGATCGCGCTGCTGCTGGAGGGCCTCTTCCAGCGCTATCACTACGACTTCCGCCGCTATGCGCGAGCCTCGATCAAGCGCCGCCTGGTCCAGGCCCGCGAGCAGATGGGCTATCCCACGCTGTCGGCGTTGCAGGACGCGGTACTGCATAATCCCGGCATGTTGCCGCGCCTGCTCGGCTATCTGACGGTGCAGGTCAGCGAAATGTTTCGCGATCCGTCCTACTTCCGGGCGCTGCGCGAGACGGTGCTGCCGCACCTGCGCACCTATCCGTCCCTGAAGGTCTGGGTGGCCGGCTGCAGCCATGGGGAGGAGGTCTATTCGCTGGCCATCCTGTTCCGCGAGGAGGGGCTCTACGATCGCACCCTCTTTTATGCGACCGACATCAATCCCGAGGCGCTGCGCATCGCGGAGGCCGGCGTCTATCCGCTCGACCGGATGCGGACCTTCACCGAGAACCACCAGAAGTCCGGCGGGCGCTCGTCGCTGTCGGACTACTACACCGCCGACTACGGCCGGGCGGTGTTCGACAAGAGCCTGCGGAGCCGGGTCGTCTTCTCCGACCACAGCCTGGTGACCGACGCCGTCTTCGCCGAGATGCAGCTGATCTCCTGCCGCAATGTCATGATCTATTTCGACCGGGCGCTGCAGGACCGGGCGATCGGCCTGTTTCGCGACGCCCTGCCCCGCAACGGCTTCCTCGGCCTGGGGGCGAAGGAAAGCCTGCGCTTCTCCGCCCACGCCGACGCCTTCGGCGAGTTCGTGCGCGAGGAGAAGATCTACAGGAAGCGCGCGGCATGA
- a CDS encoding response regulator yields MHLLKSREMFARSKVELWAGAGLAVVLAFFLISGVIAYANIQDLRSNNQRVVHTHSVLIGADDLLSAVQDAETGQRGYILTGDERYLEPYDRAMAVVDERLDSLAELTRANPRQQANIAQLRRNVAAKTDELRETVALRRNKGFAPALAVVATDRGKTEMEAIRERVAAVRAEGLRQRQDWLAQMEVAYRTAVLSGILSALLGGVLTVSVFLLIRRSARARARQDWLRSGQVGLAEAVSGDLTLEQLADNVLAFLSRYVGSQAAVLFAGQGDRFQRAGALGVPADAPTPETFRLKEGLLGQVAADGRPVLLSEVPEGYLTIGSALGRDTPRHLLIAPARVDGSVNGVIELGFLHPPGALVRELLEAAADAVGVALRSARYRSELQDALEETQRQAEELQVQSEELRVSNEELEEQGRALKESQVRLEQQQVELEQTNSQLEEQAQTLETQRDDLEKVGADLARQARDLEQASQYKSDFLANMSHELRTPLNSLLILAKLLGDNADGNLTEDQVRFARTIQASGDDLLTLINDILDLSKIEAGHVQVRAEGVSVERVAADLRQLFQPVAETRGLAFAVEVDEAVPEIVETDRQRLEQILKNLLSNAFKFTETGGVRLSIRPDGDGVAFAVKDTGIGISRDQHASVFEAFQQADGTISRRYGGTGLGLSISRELARLLGGAIALESKPGEGSTFTLTTPRMYDPDAVAARPVPAKAPSAGEEPSPTLSPAATRPAMPRAIEDDRERIAGARRLLLVIEDDDRFAAIVRDLARELGFQCLVASTAEEALALARRHGPSAIVLDIGLPDQSGLTVLDSLKRDDRTRHIPIHIVSADDHSQTALALGARGYTMKPVRREDLAEVLTDLEETLARTVRRVLVVEDDPVQRDAVERLLGSSQVEIVGVGTAAECLEALARQTFDCMVLDLTLPDASGFSLLETLSQDGDRAFPPVIVYTGRDLSPEHEQQLRRYSSSIIIKGARSPERLLDEVSLFLHQVVSDLPPEQQRMIQKARNRDAVLEGRRILVVEDDVRNIYSLTQVLEPRGAVVEIARNGQEAIDALAAAEADPALAIDLVLMDVMMPVMDGLTATTKIRADARWAQLPILMLTAKAMPDDQARCLDAGANDYMAKPIDVDKLLSLVRVWMPR; encoded by the coding sequence ATGCACCTTCTCAAGTCCCGTGAGATGTTCGCTCGCTCCAAGGTCGAGCTTTGGGCCGGCGCGGGCCTGGCCGTGGTCCTAGCGTTCTTCCTGATCAGCGGCGTCATCGCCTACGCCAACATTCAGGACCTGCGCTCGAACAATCAGAGAGTCGTCCACACCCACTCCGTCCTGATCGGCGCCGACGATCTGCTGAGCGCGGTCCAAGACGCCGAGACGGGGCAACGCGGCTACATCCTGACCGGCGACGAGCGCTATCTGGAGCCCTACGACCGCGCCATGGCCGTCGTGGACGAGCGTTTGGACAGTCTGGCGGAGCTGACCCGAGCCAATCCGCGCCAGCAAGCCAATATCGCGCAGCTGCGCCGCAACGTCGCCGCCAAGACGGACGAACTGCGCGAGACGGTGGCGCTGCGCCGTAACAAGGGGTTCGCGCCCGCGCTGGCCGTCGTCGCGACCGATCGGGGCAAGACGGAGATGGAGGCCATCCGGGAGCGGGTCGCCGCGGTGCGGGCCGAGGGTCTGCGGCAGCGGCAGGACTGGCTTGCGCAGATGGAGGTCGCGTATCGAACGGCCGTCCTGAGCGGGATCCTGTCGGCGCTGCTGGGCGGCGTCCTGACCGTGAGCGTCTTTCTGCTGATTCGCCGCAGCGCCCGCGCGCGGGCGCGGCAGGATTGGCTGCGATCGGGCCAGGTCGGTCTGGCCGAGGCCGTCAGCGGCGACCTGACGCTGGAACAGCTGGCCGACAATGTCCTGGCCTTCCTGTCGCGTTACGTCGGCTCGCAGGCGGCGGTGCTGTTCGCCGGCCAGGGCGACCGCTTCCAGCGGGCCGGCGCGCTCGGCGTTCCCGCCGACGCGCCGACGCCGGAGACCTTCCGCCTCAAGGAAGGGTTGCTCGGCCAGGTCGCGGCCGACGGCCGTCCGGTGCTGCTGTCCGAGGTGCCGGAAGGCTATCTGACCATCGGTTCGGCCCTGGGCCGCGACACCCCGCGGCACCTGCTCATCGCCCCGGCCCGCGTCGACGGGTCGGTCAACGGCGTGATCGAACTCGGCTTCCTTCATCCGCCGGGCGCCCTCGTGAGGGAACTGCTTGAGGCGGCCGCCGACGCGGTCGGCGTGGCGCTGCGGTCCGCACGCTATCGCTCGGAGCTGCAGGACGCGCTGGAGGAAACCCAGCGCCAGGCCGAGGAGTTGCAGGTGCAGAGCGAGGAGCTGCGCGTCTCCAACGAGGAGCTGGAGGAGCAGGGCCGGGCGCTGAAGGAATCCCAGGTCCGCCTCGAACAGCAGCAGGTCGAACTCGAACAGACCAACAGCCAGCTCGAGGAGCAGGCCCAGACCCTCGAGACGCAGCGCGACGACCTGGAGAAGGTCGGCGCCGACCTGGCGCGTCAGGCCCGGGACCTGGAGCAGGCCAGCCAGTACAAGTCGGACTTCCTCGCCAATATGTCGCATGAGCTGCGCACGCCGCTGAACTCGCTGCTGATTCTGGCCAAGCTGCTGGGCGACAACGCCGACGGCAATCTGACGGAGGACCAGGTGCGGTTCGCCCGCACGATCCAGGCCTCGGGCGACGATCTGCTGACGCTGATCAACGACATTCTGGACCTGTCCAAGATCGAGGCCGGTCACGTCCAGGTGCGCGCCGAGGGCGTCTCCGTCGAGCGCGTGGCCGCCGACCTTCGCCAGCTGTTTCAGCCGGTGGCGGAAACACGCGGCCTGGCGTTCGCCGTCGAGGTCGACGAGGCCGTGCCGGAAATCGTGGAGACCGACCGGCAGCGGCTGGAGCAGATCCTCAAGAACCTGCTGTCGAACGCCTTCAAATTCACCGAGACAGGCGGCGTACGCCTCTCCATCCGGCCCGACGGCGACGGCGTGGCCTTCGCGGTGAAGGACACGGGTATCGGCATCTCGCGTGACCAGCACGCGAGCGTGTTCGAGGCCTTCCAGCAAGCGGACGGCACCATCAGCCGCCGCTATGGAGGCACGGGTCTGGGCCTGTCGATCTCTCGGGAGCTGGCGCGGTTGCTCGGCGGCGCCATCGCGCTCGAGAGCAAGCCCGGCGAGGGCAGCACCTTCACCCTGACGACGCCTCGGATGTACGACCCTGACGCCGTGGCCGCGCGTCCCGTCCCTGCCAAGGCGCCCTCTGCAGGCGAGGAGCCGTCGCCGACCTTGTCGCCTGCCGCGACGCGCCCGGCCATGCCGCGGGCCATCGAGGACGACCGCGAGCGGATCGCGGGCGCGCGGCGCCTGCTGCTGGTGATCGAGGACGACGACCGTTTCGCCGCCATCGTCCGCGACCTTGCGCGGGAGCTGGGCTTCCAGTGCCTGGTGGCGAGCACCGCCGAGGAGGCGCTGGCGCTGGCGCGACGTCACGGCCCCAGCGCCATCGTCCTCGACATCGGCCTGCCGGATCAGTCCGGACTGACGGTGCTCGACAGCCTCAAGCGCGACGACCGTACGCGGCACATTCCGATCCACATCGTTTCGGCCGACGATCACAGCCAGACCGCCCTCGCCTTGGGCGCGCGCGGCTATACGATGAAGCCGGTCCGGCGCGAGGACTTGGCCGAGGTGCTGACAGACCTGGAGGAGACCCTGGCGCGCACCGTCCGCCGGGTCCTGGTGGTCGAGGATGATCCGGTCCAGCGCGACGCGGTAGAACGGCTGCTGGGCTCGAGCCAGGTCGAGATCGTCGGCGTCGGCACCGCGGCGGAATGCCTGGAGGCTCTAGCGCGTCAGACTTTCGACTGCATGGTGCTGGACCTGACCCTGCCGGACGCCTCGGGGTTCTCTCTGCTGGAGACCCTGAGCCAGGACGGCGACCGCGCCTTCCCGCCGGTGATCGTCTACACCGGCCGGGACCTGTCGCCCGAGCACGAGCAGCAGCTGCGGCGCTATTCCAGTTCCATCATCATCAAGGGGGCCAGGTCGCCGGAACGGCTGCTCGACGAGGTGTCGCTGTTCCTGCACCAGGTGGTGTCGGACCTGCCGCCCGAGCAGCAGCGGATGATCCAGAAGGCGCGCAACCGCGACGCCGTGCTGGAAGGTCGTCGCATCCTCGTCGTCGAGGACGATGTGCGCAACATCTACTCCCTGACGCAGGTGCTGGAGCCCCGGGGCGCCGTGGTGGAGATCGCCCGAAACGGCCAGGAGGCGATCGACGCCCTGGCCGCGGCCGAGGCCGATCCGGCCTTGGCCATCGACCTGGTGCTGATGGACGTGATGATGCCGGTGATGGACGGCCTCACGGCGACGACGAAGATCCGCGCCGACGCGCGCTGGGCCCAGTTGCCGATCCTGATGCTGACCGCCAAGGCCATGCCGGACGATCAGGCGCGTTGCCTGGACGCCGGCGCCAACGACTACATGGCCAAGCCGATCGACGTGGACAAGCTGCTGTCGCTGGTGCGCGTGTGGATGCCCCGGTGA